Proteins from a genomic interval of Candidatus Cloacimonadaceae bacterium:
- a CDS encoding radical SAM protein, whose amino-acid sequence MNEPRHLELNSCTICPQDCKADRYQTAGFCGANHEIKINIAMLHHGEEPVISGTRGSGTIFFSHCNLKCVFCQNHTISQRGWGHKVSVHELAGHMLTLQEQGAHNVNLVSPTQYGIQIVDAIGEAKSRGLNIPIVWNSNAYEKPQTLKLLKGLIDIYLPDFKYAHAAYAKKYSGAADYPRYALSAIKEMFDQAGKLHINEIGIATRGVLVRHLVLPKGLSGTREILNLLHDEFGSGISLSLMAQYYPAGKAMEYPELSKGISKMEYDAALETVQVLGFDRVFVQEISCDAGWTPVFEDYEQKV is encoded by the coding sequence ATGAACGAACCGCGCCACCTTGAACTGAACTCCTGCACGATCTGTCCCCAGGATTGCAAAGCGGATCGGTATCAAACAGCCGGTTTTTGCGGCGCCAACCATGAAATCAAGATCAACATCGCCATGCTGCATCACGGCGAAGAACCGGTGATCAGCGGAACCCGCGGCAGCGGCACAATCTTTTTTTCCCACTGCAATCTCAAATGCGTATTTTGCCAGAACCACACGATCAGCCAGCGCGGCTGGGGACATAAAGTGAGCGTGCATGAGCTTGCCGGACACATGCTTACGCTTCAGGAACAAGGCGCTCACAACGTCAACCTCGTCTCACCGACGCAGTATGGCATCCAGATCGTTGATGCCATCGGGGAAGCGAAATCACGCGGGCTAAACATCCCCATTGTGTGGAACAGCAACGCCTACGAAAAGCCCCAGACTCTGAAGCTGCTCAAAGGCTTGATAGACATCTATCTTCCGGACTTTAAATATGCCCACGCCGCCTATGCCAAAAAATACTCCGGCGCTGCCGATTATCCCCGCTATGCTCTTTCCGCCATCAAAGAAATGTTCGATCAGGCGGGAAAATTGCATATTAACGAAATCGGCATCGCCACGCGCGGTGTCCTCGTCCGGCATCTGGTATTGCCCAAGGGGTTATCCGGAACGCGCGAAATACTGAACCTGCTGCATGACGAATTTGGCAGCGGCATCTCGCTGAGCCTGATGGCGCAATATTATCCCGCGGGAAAAGCGATGGAATATCCGGAGCTTTCCAAAGGGATCAGCAAGATGGAATATGATGCTGCACTTGAGACTGTCCAGGTACTCGGTTTTG
- a CDS encoding cytidine deaminase has product MLELSATLTELLERAKHAASHSYSPYSGYKVGSAVLTVDGQIFEACNVENASYSLSLCAERNAIFKAVSAGKRDFEAIAIYVDADEPFPPCGACRQVMAEFNPSITVVYANRSQTVKTDLAQLLPGAFCLKK; this is encoded by the coding sequence ATGCTTGAGCTAAGTGCAACATTGACAGAACTTTTGGAACGCGCCAAACATGCCGCGAGCCATTCCTATTCGCCCTATTCGGGATACAAGGTCGGCTCCGCGGTTTTAACCGTGGATGGACAAATATTTGAAGCCTGCAATGTGGAAAACGCGTCCTATTCACTATCCCTTTGTGCCGAACGCAACGCAATCTTCAAAGCAGTAAGCGCCGGCAAGCGGGATTTTGAAGCCATCGCCATCTACGTGGACGCGGATGAACCATTTCCACCCTGTGGCGCCTGCCGGCAGGTGATGGCGGAATTCAATCCTTCCATCACTGTCGTCTATGCCAATCGCTCCCAAACTGTCAAAACCGATCTTGCCCAGCTTCTGCCGGGAGCTTTCTGTTTGAAAAAATGA